The sequence TCTAAATGTATTTTCTGAAATAGATCTGAGAGTTGATGAGTGTTAGTTGCAATAGCATCAGTTAAatcttcatcaaaaataacatgaattgattcttcaacatttaGAGTTCTGTTTTTGAAGACTCTATATGCTTTGCTAATTGAGGAGTATCTTAGAAATATTCCCTCatctgactttgcatcaaatgcagtcagatgacttttaccattgttgtgaatatAGCATTTGctcccaaaaattttgaaatatgataCATTGTGTTGtttgccattccagatctcatatggggtcttaaaaaatttcttgcatatcattgatctgttctgagtataGCACGCAGTTTtcacagcttctgcccaaaatctttgAGAAACTTTGGAGTCAGCTAACATGGTTCTCGCAGCTTCTTTAAGAGTACAATTTCTTCTTtttgcaacaccattttgttgtggtgttctagcTGCTGAGAGTTCATGTTTGATTCCATAATGTTCTAAAAAAGATGATAACGCTTGATTGACAAATTCAGTTCCTCTATCACTTCTGATTCTGTCAATCTTACAtgattttttgttaaaaattcttttaaaaatcaTGATTAGTTGAGAAGCGGTTTGGTCTTTTGATTTTAGGAAAATGACCCAGGTAAAAAGTGAGTAGTCATCAATTATGACAAGACTAtacctcattccccctaaactttTTACTGGAATTGGACCAAATAAGTCCATGTGCAATAGTTCCAAGCATCGGGAGGATGAGTTATAGCCCTTATTTTTAAAAGATGAACTAACTTGCTTTCCAAATTGACAGGCTGAGCAAACTTTGTCTTTGGAAAACTCAATTTTAGGCAGGCCTATTACTAGCTCGAGCTTACTCAGACTGACAATAGTTTTGAAGTTAAGGTGATTCAATCGATTGTACCAAATCCAGTTGCTCTTAGAATTGGAAGCTACGAGGCAAACTGGTTTGCTAGACTGAATGTTCCAGCATACTTTATATGTGTTTCCATATCTGTTTCCTGTCAAAATAATGTTATCAGAGGAATCTTTAACAATGCAGTTTAGCTTTTGAAATTCAACGGAATGCCCATAATCACACATTTGAataatgctaattaaattatatttcagATTATCAACCAATAGAACATCTTGAATGATAATGTTGTCGTGGATAATCTTACTcttacccacggtcttaccCTTTGAGTTGTCACCAAAAGTGATAGTGGGACCATGGTATTTAACGAGTTTAGACTGTAGTTTATcatttccagtcatgtgtcttgaacatccactgtctaagtACCATGATTCCTCCTCCTTTTTCTTGGTATCTGCTACCTGCATTCACAAGGTTGaataacttttggtacccacatctatttgggtccacgaGGGATTAATCCTTTAGGAACCCAAAGCTGGAATACTTTAACCAGTTTACCAGTTTCTGTGTTCCTATAGGTGCGTACTAAGTTAGATGCTCTAGATGGTGGAGTTTGATGTGCTTGTGAAACTATATGTTGTTTTCCTTTTCCAGTGTCCTTGAAGTTTCTATATCGCTTTTGAACTGGACGTTGATTATGGTATTGACTTATATTTCCTCTCATGGGATTAGGTTGATATGAATTAGTCCTTTTAGTACTTTTAGCAATCTCTACCTTAGTTTCACGGGGATTGAAGCCAATACCAAATCTTTTTCTGTTCATCTGCTCTATTTGCTGCCAAGTCATCAGGATAGGTTTTTCATTGTCATTTTCCATAATTGCTCGTACAAATTTTATGTATTTGCCATTGAACATGTTCAGTTTGGGTAGAGTACTTGATTCACCAGTTTCAACCATCTCACCATATCCAAGACTAGTTTTGTCATGGAGAGGTCTTTGTGAATCATTCATTCTGTCAACAGgctcgaagatttattccatgaTCTTACTAATTCATCCATGTTATGTTTTTCTGTTTTAAGATTCATGATATCGATCTTGAGTTGTTCATTCTCAGTTCGGAGCACAACAATATTTGTTTCAAGACAGTTTATCTCAACTGATTGTTCTCATGAGGGTTCAGTTGAGATATCTTGCAGATCCTTTTGCTTGGCTCTGACTTCATCGAATGCAAAGGACAGTTGATGATACTCATTTTCCATATCATGAAGAGCTTTGATCAATTCCTCTCTGGTAAATTCCTCAAAGCTGAAATCAAATACATGTCCACTAGTGGATGGAATCTCACAATCATTTGCCATAAGACACTTGacctcttcttcatcatcactgCAACTGGATGAGCAATTTGATTCCTCTGAATCACTATCTGTTTCTGCCCACTTGGTTTTGTTGTCCTTTGCAACCAATGCTTCATGTTTCTGTCTCGAGGTGTGTCTGTCATTCCTTGAACTTTTCCTTTTGTCAaagttctttggtttgggacaaTCAGCAATGAAATGTCCTGTTTTCCAACAGTTGAAGCAACTTCTTGGTTCTTCAATTGTCtctttcttttaaaaatttcttcTGTGGGATCCTTCTTGGTTTCTTCTGATGAATCTACCaaacttcttcacaaacaaagaCATGGCATCACTGCTCAGTTGTTCTGCTTGATTTTTTTGATTTAGCTGGCGACTCAATTTTTACTGCAGTCAAGGCCTTGGTCAATTGTGAAATAGACTGATCTTCTTTTCGAGTTTGCAACTCGAATTCATAGGCTTTTAAATCTGCAAATAAGCCATGCAGCTATAATTTATTCAAGTCCTTCGATTCTCTCATGGTTATTATTTTTACATCCCATTTTTTGGGAAGGCCTCGAATTACCTTTAGAATAACTTCCCTGTTGGGATATGTTTTTCCCAATCCATTAAGCTCAATAACAATGCTGCTTACTCTCTCATCAAATTTTGTCATTGATTCTCCTGGCTTCATCTTGATGTTGTCAAATTTTTGAGTGGCGACAGacagttttttttcttttgtctgTTCATTTCCTTCACAGAGTTGAATCAACTTCTCCAAAATTTCTTTCCCGGTTTTGCATGTCTTGATTTTGCTAAAGGTGTTCTTGTCAAGAGTTTTATACAAGATATCTTTAGCCACATTATcaagattttctttctttttgtcTTCAGCAGTCCATTCGATTCTTTGTTTCTCAATGTACTGTGGACCACCTCCAGAAAGAGCTATAGCAGTATTGACCTTGGTGATCGCAAGAGGTCCATCAATGATGACAAATCACATGTCATCGTCTAGTGCTGATAGGTGTGCTTGCATACGAATCTTCCAGTCATCAAATTCTTCCtttgagaacataggaattttgctgAATGAAGTCATTTTGGTTCAGTGCTTTAAGAGTAAGATAAtaaccgctctgataccacttgttaggatcggttgaaagtctagaggaggggggtgaatatactttcaaaCAGTTTAGTAGGAAATATTGAACTCAATCGTTTTAATGAATGAGTTCGAGGCTTATCTTAGTGTCGAATGCAGTTTGGCAAACAAAATATGTGCGGAAATATGTCAAGCTATAGATTTAAAACACTGAGTGAATATCAGTTTAAGGTGTGTGTTAATGGTGAGTAAACTGAAATGACACAAGtagttgtttatggatgtttggagatttcaaacactcctacgtcaccccttcttccacctcggaaggatatcactagaaaactttgatttatacaagtgatttgcacaaacccaatctagtttaggacttaaacactgcttaaacaagaactcctagtataaCACCTTAGTTTCAGTCCTAAACTGACataacaatagagtaaatataaCTCGAAATTCTTAGCACAATGATCGACCCTTCAATGATCAGAATAATGCTTTTGAACAtttgtgcttcgagttccttgatcgaatcttgatcgtaaagagctTTTCGTGTTCTTGTAAGAATGACAGAGTTTTCATTGCGTGGAGAGACTCCTCCTGATGTTgatcaagatctctatttatacccttTGGATTGCCAATggtcataaattcaaattgtCCTTCAGAtagaatttaaattattttcgttGGATTTGTCACCATCATCAACAATTTCTGGATCCGACATTCCCTTAGTATCGCGGCACTACCTCCTACAGAGTTATCAAAGTACAGATGATCTTATCCAGAAATGGCATGATGGTAAACTGTTGTGGATAAACTGATGCAGTCAGTTTGGCAGGGGTAAACTGATAGAATCATTTTAGCGAGGTAAACTGATTTACATTCCTTTAGCCAGTTGGGTGAGGTCGTTGTTGACTCAGTTTAGCGATTCAGTTCAGCAAAGTAAAATGTATCCCTTAGTCATGTGGTAGTCGATAGTGACGTCATCTTTTCCAAATATCAGTTTATCCCTTTTGTGGTTGCTCAAGTAGTTTGGCTTTCTtttgtaaataccaaaactaaatttcccaacaCAACTAATTCACATTCATTATTTACCTCCCAAATCCCAAACATATTCATTCCtcttacttttttttttgaaacatctttcttattttttggatttaggtgaaatttttttttcaacccaacacaAAAATTATACtccattttattttaatttatcacaaatttagaaaactattttttattgttttcgttaatattttgtttattgcACACGCATTGTCTCTGTTTATTTGTTATATAAGAAATAAGCTCTTAGTTAGTTAGCTTACATGTCAAGTTGCTTACGTGTATCGATTACTTGTATAGGTTGCTCTACTATAAATAGGAATGATACACTGTAATTGAGATACACTTTTGAATTCATTCAATATACAAGATTCAATTCCTTTAGCTGCGGTTTTTCTTCCCAATTATGGTGTTCTTCATTTTCTGATATGGTATCAGAGAAGGTTAATTGTTTCGATCGATCTACAGATAATTGATTCCTAATTCAATAATGGCGAGGGGAGGTGGAGGAAATCAAGTTCCGAATCCAGCTCCACCGATTCGAGTCATTTTAGAAGATTGTACAAGTCCGTTTTTTCTTCATAATGGAGATCATCCAGGTTTGATTCTTGTAGCTCATCATCTTGTAGGATCTAACTACAATACTTGGAGTCGTGCTATGATTACGGCATTGATAGCGAAGAATAAGAAAGATCTTCATGACAGGTTTCATCAGAGTAATGCACCACGAGTTTATCAGATTAAGAAATTTCTTAGTGAATTGCAGCAAGGATCAATGGATGTTAGTTTGTATTACACTAAGTTGCGTACACTTTGGGATGAATTACGAGATTATCAACCAGTTTCAGTTTGTAACTGTGGTACGATGAAGGAATGGGTGGATTATAATAATCAAGAATGTGTAATGCATTTTCTCATGGGACTTAATGAGTCATATGCTCAAATCCGTGCACAAATCTTAATGTCTGAACCTTTACCTGTCATTGCGAAGGTTTTTTCTCTTATAATACAAGAAGAGAGACATAGATCCATACATTGTAATTCTCTTAAGCCGAAGGTTGATTCATCAATTGGTATTCATTCTGCAAGTTCTCCAGTTGCTACTACTAATGCTGCATATGTAAAGCCATTTCAGAAAACACAAGGCGGAAAAATGGATAGGATGATGTGTTCTTATTATCATTTTACTAATCATACAATTGACAGATGTTTCAAGCTTCATGGTTATCCACCAGGGCATCCAAGGTATAATCAGTCTCGTTTTTCGCATAAAGCACAGACTCATCAAGTAACAGGGATGGCAGAGTGTGATAATGCTTCGATGGATAACTTGACTCACAATCATTGTAGACAACTTATTGAGTTTCTTAGTGATAAGCTTCAGGTTACGACTGGTGTAAACAAGGTGGTTCAGCAGCAAAAGCCTACTGTGTCTTGTTTTACTGGTATATATTCTCTATCCTTTTCTCTTTCATCTATTTCCAAGACCGATTGGGTATTAGATATAGGCGCTACTCATCACATTTGTTGTTCTCTTTCATTGTTTGTTTCTTCCAAATCCATTAATTCCACAGTCACATTACCAAATGGCTTAACTATTCCAGTCACTCTTTTAGGTTCTGTCCATCTATCCAAAGATCTTATTCTTGAAGATGTGCTATACGTGCACAAGTTTCAGTTTAATTTGCTATCAATAAGTTCTCTTACCAAACTTCTCATGTGTTCTGTTTCCTTCATGTCTGATCTTTGTCAAATTCAAGACATCACCAAGACCAAGATGATTGGGACGGGTAAAAGAGTTGGAAATCTTTATGTGCTAACATCTGAGCCAGATATATCATCTTCTATTGTTTGTACTGTCCTTACCAATAAGTTGTGGCATTGTCGAATGGGGCATCcatatttttctaaaatttttgttcttgatgatgttttatattttaagtcAGATGATACAGAAATTCTACCTTGTTCCATATGTCATTTGTCCAAACAAAGGCGTTTGTCCGTTACTTCATATAATAAAGCCTGTGAACCCTCTTTTGCTCTTGTGCACATTGATGTATGGGGGCCTTTTAATACCATTTCTGTTGAAGGATATCGATATTTTCTCACAATTGTTGATGATCATTCTAGATTCACATGGgtttatatgttaaaaactAAGTCTGAAGCTTCCAGTGTTTTTCAAAGTTTTTGCCGCATAGTCAAAAATTAGTTCCATATGTCCATAAAATCTGTAAGGAGTGACAATGGTCCTGAGCTTGGTTTTACTGATTTCTTCAATCAAGAGGGCATTATTCACACCTATTCTTGTGTGGAAAGACCTCAACAAAATTCTGTTGTTGAAAGAAAACATCAACATATTCTAAATGTTGCTCGAGCTCTTTTGTTCCAATCCAATCTTCCGCTGGTTTACTGGTGTGATTGTGTCATCACTGTTGTTTACTTAATTAATCGTACACCATCTCATTTTCTTGCTAATAACACTCCTTTTCTTGTGTTATATGGTAAGTCCCCTAAATATTCTCATTTGAGGGTATTTGGCTGCCTTTGTTATGCTTCTACTTTGTTGTCCTCCTGTCATAAATTTTCTCCTCGGGCACTTAAGTGTGTTTTTCTTGGTTATCCTCCTGGATATAAAGGCTATAAATTGTTAAATCTAGCCACTAATGAAATTTTTATCTCCAGAGATGTTGTTTTCCATGAAAACATATTTCCTTTTCAGCATATGGTTGATAACATTTCCTCCAATCTCCTGAAATTTTTCCAGATAATATCATCTCATCTTCTCCTAGTTTTGGTCCTACATCTTGTCTCACAACTCATTCTGGTCGGACAATACATAAGCCTCCTCATCTTAATGATTATCACTGTTATATGGTTGATTGTTCTTCTAAATCCAGTACTGCTCATCCATTGTATTATGTTCTAGGCTCCTCCAAAATTTCTCTTTCTTATAAGGCTTTTGTTAATCATATATCTTCCGTTTTTGAACCTGAAACTTTTTCTCAAGCTGCTGCTCTACCTGAGTGGAACCAAGCCATGGCTGATGAGCTTAAAGCTTTGGAACTTAATTAGACATGGTCTATTGTTTCTTTACCTCAAGGTAAATCTGATGTTGGTTGCCGATGGGTTTATAAAGCTAAATTTGGAGCTGATGGCAATTTGCAGCGTCATAAGGCTCGCTTAGTTGCTAAGGGGTACACCCAACAAGAGGGTCTTGATTTtcttgaaactttttcacccGTTGCTAAATTGGTTACTGTCAAAACTCTTCTTGCCCTTGCTGCCATTCGTGGTTGGTCTCTCATTCAACTAGATGTCAACAATGCTTTTCTTCATCGTGACTTAGATGAGAAAGTTTACATGACACTGCCTCCAGGGTATTGCAGTGAGGGGGAGACATTACCTATGAATGCTGTTTGTAAACTTCATAAATCcctttatggtctcaaacaagcttcGAGGCAGTGGTTCGCTAAATTTTCTTCCACTCTACTCAGTATTGGTTTTTCCCAATCGCATCATGATAATTCTTTGTTTGCAAGGAATCGTGGCAATGGTTTTCTAGTTCTTTTAGTCTATGTCGATGACATAGTGATTGCCACTGATAATATGAGTGAAGCTTCTGAATTACAAAAATTTCTCAATGATACATTTCGTCTGAAAGATTTGGGAACTTTAAAGTATTTATTGGGTATTGAGGTGGCACGTTCTTCACTTGGTATTTCGATTTGTCAGCGCAACTATGCTTTGAAATTGTTATCTGAGGCAGGACTTTTAGGGTGTAAGCCTCGAAGTACACCAATGGATGCTAATCTTAAGCTCACACAAGATAGTGGAGAGTTAGTATCTGATTCTTCTTCATACAGGAGGTTGATTGGGAGATTGTTATATCTTACCATTACACGTCCTGATTTGGCTTTTGCGGTAAATAAACTTAGCCAATATGTGTCTATGCCTCGTGTGCTTCATATGGAAACAACTCATAATGTGCTTCGATACATAAAAGGAACGATTGGTCAAGGATTATTGTATAAGTCCAACTCAGATTTGAAGCTTCAGTTTTTCTCTGATGCGGATTGGGGTGCTTGTTTGGATACTCGTTCTGTTACAGGTTTTTGTGTTTTTCTTGGAACATCTATGGTTTCTTGGCGTGCTAAAAAACAACAAACGGTGTCGAAATCTTCTGTTGAAGCAGAGTATCGATCCATGGCTGCATCTATGTGTGAAATTTTGTGGATGCGTACTCTTCTCACGGATCTTGGAGTTCATTACAATAAACCAGCAATCttattttgtgataatcaagcCGCTTTGCATATTGCATCAAACCCTGTGTTCCATGAAGAATAAAGCACATTGATATTGACTGCCATATTGTGCGTGAGAAAGTTCAGGCTAGAATTGTCAAACTTATGCATGTTTCTTCAGAAGCACAGTTGGGTGACTTGTTTACTCGTAATTTGTTGTCTAAGATGGGAATGCACAATATTCATTCCTCATATTAAGCTCTTAGTTAGTTAGCTTACGTGTCAAGTTGCTTACGTGTATCGATTACTTGTATAGGTTGCTCTACTATAAATAGGAATGATACCCTATAATTGAGATACACTTTTTAATTTATTCAATATACAAGATTCAATTCCTTTAGCACGGTCAGATTGGAAACAATAGACACGTTGAAAGAGATCGGTCTGATTGCAATTACTATCGCAAAAAAGTTGAAGCTTCACCAATGGCTTCTCTGCTCGAGCCGCCGCCGTTTTCACCCTCCTCGACACTGCCCGTCGCCCATCATCGCTCTTGCACGCTCCAAAACTCAAAGCCCATAAATTATTTTCTACCTATCTTCCGCACTTCAAACTACGCCACCTCTCTCCGCCTCTGCGCCGCTGATGGTGAAATTGTCGACTCAGTACCAGAGCCATCGCCTTTGCTTTCGCTTACGGCTGATATTTCTGCTCAAGAATATAATGTTTCGCTTGAGAGAAGCAAGGACCGGCGCAAGGTTGTTGGCTTGGCGTGGGAGAAGCTGGTCCGGTGGTCCCGTAACTGGCAGTCCATGGCCAAGTCCGACGTTCTTGAACGAACCAATAAGGTCTCGAATccgtttttaattgtttatttcttGCTGGCAAAATTTCGAATTTTCATTTCTTCTGTTTTTGTTGTACATTGTAACTTTTTTTTGCTGGCTTTTATAAAAGGCACTTTGTGTAccattttcttgatttttttttagccTACGGAGTGTCAACCAGCAATTCTTGGTTCCATATACATTTATAATTAAATGCTTAAAGAAAGAATTGCAATGTCTTACTGTCCGTACAAAAGAAAATCAGGCTCTCTAGGCATTGTTTGGGAGCAGCAGCAGCATAAGTCTCTGTTTTCTCTGGAAATATCAAACCAGGTGTATCAAATGtgcctttattattattatttttaggcaGGAAATACTTTGAAGAAGAATGGTGATAAAACTCTAGATATTTTAAATGGAGTGTATTTTGTTTTATGCATTGCCACGAGTGGTGGTACTTTCATGTTTCGTGTTCTCCTATATTGGTGAAATATCTAAATCTATCGAAAGTTCCGAACGTTATGGTCATGCCTATTGATAGGATTTGAATGAAGGACTCAACATCTTTTGATTTATGTTGCTTGTAGGTGGTGGTGCTCGGTGGGGGATCGTTTGGAACAGCTATGGCCGCCCATGTTGCTGACAGAAAGTCTCAGCTAGAAGTTAAGATACTTGTACGAGATCATGAAATTTGTGAATCAATAAATACCAATCATCGAAATTGGTAAATACTGTCATGCTTATTCCCCAAATCCCTGAATTTAGGTGAAAGTTTTGTAAATCATCTCCTGGTATTTTCCTCTTCTATTTAAGCAACcatttctttttccttttttctGTTCCAGTAAGTATTTTCCGGGGCACAAGCTGCCTGAAAACATCATTGCAACAACAGATGTGAAAGATGCTCTGCTGGGTGCTGACTTTTGCTTCCATGCTGTGCCTGTGCAGGTTTCTTAGTAGATTCCATCGAACTTCAATTACCTGCATTTAACATTCTGCTGTTAATGAGTGTACCTCAAACTGCAGTTCAGTTTCACGATTTAACTAAATTTTGAATGTTGCTGTACAAAATATCCTTATTTTTTACAATAATCTGTTTTTGGTTTATCCTATTGCCAGTTTAGTGCCTTGTTCCTCGAGAGCATTTCCGATTATGTCGATCCAGGCTTACCTTTCATTTCTCTGAGCAAAGGTCTAGAGCTCAATACATACAAAATGATGTCTCAAATAATCCCTCGATCTCTGAGAAATCCACGCCAGCCCTATGTGGTTCTGTCAGGACCTTCATTTGCGCTGGAGTTGATGAACAAATTGCCAACAGGTACTTGCATGGGTTTGAATTTATGGTACCTCTGCAGAATCAATGTTTCACGTTTTCGTCTAAAGTGACGGAAAAACTGCTTTATGTTTGCAAGCAATGGTTGTGGCTTCAAAAGACAAAAAGATGGCAAATGCTGTTCAGCAACTTCTTGCTTCGAGAACCTTGAGAATTAGCACATCAAGGTAGTACTTGTATGGAAAATATCACCTTGTATTCGTATTCCTTGGATCAAATTTTCATAGGGATCATTTGTCACAATcgcacacgcacacacacacactcaagCTTAGTGAGTCCTCATCCCAAACCAAATGAAGATTGAGGACTGAGAAAAGTTGGGTtgtatttatgtttttatagAAAGTGTGAAAACATGTTTACGAACACATGGCTTTATGCCCAGCAGTAACTCCTGATGCTACAGTGATGTTACAGGTGTTGAAATTGCAGGTGCTCTTAAGAATGTACTTGCAATAGCTGCTGGGATTGTGGAAGGACTAAATCTTGGCAATAATTCTATGGCAGcccttgttgcacaaggttgcTCTGAGATAAGGTGGTTGGCAACTAAGGTTA comes from Henckelia pumila isolate YLH828 chromosome 4, ASM3356847v2, whole genome shotgun sequence and encodes:
- the LOC140864366 gene encoding glycerol-3-phosphate dehydrogenase [NAD(+)] 2, chloroplastic isoform X2, with protein sequence MASLLEPPPFSPSSTLPVAHHRSCTLQNSKPINYFLPIFRTSNYATSLRLCAADGEIVDSVPEPSPLLSLTADISAQEYNVSLERSKDRRKVVGLAWEKLVRWSRNWQSMAKSDVLERTNKVVVLGGGSFGTAMAAHVADRKSQLEVKILVRDHEICESINTNHRNCKYFPGHKLPENIIATTDVKDALLGADFCFHAVPVQFSALFLESISDYVDPGLPFISLSKGLELNTYKMMSQIIPRSLRNPRQPYVVLSGPSFALELMNKLPTAMVVASKDKKMANAVQQLLASRTLRISTSSDVTGVEIAGALKNVLAIAAGIVEGLNLGNNSMAALVAQGCSEIRWLATKMGAKSTTLTGLSGTGDIMLTCFVNLSRNRTVGVRLGSGEKLDDILSSMNQLYILGG
- the LOC140862763 gene encoding uncharacterized protein; amino-acid sequence: MNDSQRPLHDKTSLGYGEMVETGESSTLPKLNMFNGKYIKFVRAIMENDNEKPILMTWQQIEQMNRKRFGIGFNPRETKVEIAKSTKRTNSYQPNPMRGNISQYHNQRPVQKRYRNFKDTGKGKQHIVSQAHQTPPSRASNLVRTYRNTETGKLVKVADTKKKEEESWYLDSGCSRHMTGNDKLQSKLVKYHGPTITFGDNSKGKTVGKSKIIHDNIIIQDVLLVDNLKYNLISIIQMCDYGHSVEFQKLNCIVKDSSDNIILTGNRYGNTYKVCWNIQSSKPVCLVASNSKSNWIWYNRLNHLNFKTIVSLSKLELVIGLPKIEFSKDKVCSACQFGKQNIMESNMNSQQLEHHNKMVLQKEEIVLLKKLREPFENIEEQHHETRDHHIHFEDTELGQDNMTNQDLEAQVISGNQSNTRLKWSKKHPLSSVIGNPTAPLRTRVQMIKELLHAAFISQEEPKKIEDALADSCWIEAMQEELNQFTRNLVLDLVPRPIHQSVIDTRWVFRNNLNEEGTVIRNKEKFEMSMMGELNFFLGLQVCQMKNGTFISQTKYTKELIKKFGMENCTVATTPMGISINLDKDEGGISVDATMYRGLIGSLLYLTASRPDIVFAVCLCARFQSNPKQSHFVAGKRILRYLKGTQNVGMWYAKHNSFNLIGYSDADYGGCKLDRKSTS
- the LOC140864366 gene encoding glycerol-3-phosphate dehydrogenase [NAD(+)] 2, chloroplastic isoform X3, whose translation is MASLLEPPPFSPSSTLPVAHHRSCTLQNSKPINYFLPIFRTSNYATSLRLCAADGEIVDSVPEPSPLLSLTADISAQEYNVSLERSKDRRKVVGLAWEKLVRWSRNWQSMAKSDVLERTNKVVVLGGGSFGTAMAAHVADRKSQLEVKILVRDHEICESINTNHRNCKYFPGHKLPENIIATTDVKDALLGADFCFHAVPVQFSALFLESISDYVDPGLPFISLSKGLELNTYKMMSQIIPRSLRNPRQPYVVLSGPSFALELMNKLPTAMVVASKDKKMANAVQQLLASRTLRISTSSDVTGVEIAGALKNVLAIAAGIVEGLNLGNNSMAALVAQGCSEIRWLATKNSIIGTSQSNFNSSRTSFSNSHTPFGIVLSSASALLRATTFCFLLLHDT
- the LOC140864366 gene encoding glycerol-3-phosphate dehydrogenase [NAD(+)] 2, chloroplastic isoform X1; the encoded protein is MASLLEPPPFSPSSTLPVAHHRSCTLQNSKPINYFLPIFRTSNYATSLRLCAADGEIVDSVPEPSPLLSLTADISAQEYNVSLERSKDRRKVVGLAWEKLVRWSRNWQSMAKSDVLERTNKVVVLGGGSFGTAMAAHVADRKSQLEVKILVRDHEICESINTNHRNCKYFPGHKLPENIIATTDVKDALLGADFCFHAVPVQFSALFLESISDYVDPGLPFISLSKGLELNTYKMMSQIIPRSLRNPRQPYVVLSGPSFALELMNKLPTAMVVASKDKKMANAVQQLLASRTLRISTSSDVTGVEIAGALKNVLAIAAGIVEGLNLGNNSMAALVAQGCSEIRWLATKMGAKSTTLTGLSGTGDIMLTCFVNLSRNRTVGVRLGSGEKLDDILSSMNQVAEGISTAGAVIALAQKYKVKMPVLTAVARIVDDELTPTKAVFELMNLPQVEEV